A window from Triticum aestivum cultivar Chinese Spring chromosome 6D, IWGSC CS RefSeq v2.1, whole genome shotgun sequence encodes these proteins:
- the LOC123144609 gene encoding uncharacterized protein: MVEDKNPSQDMVDIAGHVEQEDPSYEKDIVEIKLPDSVASFDYGGNFVKDVCIDDGQPLPRKISEDKVVDEKSSPNFDCQMIHANGAPTYIEKDCAAKSFHKPKPEAVQPVHFAPDSNNEKRYSSCEKHDPEGRSKATNFGDLSERKISLEELLRLESAEESLHKGAISSETSKNHMPSFHGAAVGQVSANVGHGVEAIASKTSSLVNDIVSSKNNINDCSVTTSEECDAAASFDARGQNLIDHYNPFVGHGFLEDTCKPECSTSAIADAASTGPICTFEKTDTISAEGFNEVKITEPRVDALSSLGSEIRSSAKSNDQNGSITGETITNKMHETEAATTSSAENVEPNGANGENSEKHETGGTADIHGSSQIDEGTNDDAVSRSPVLAQHDNVCEQNAPDSAKAPSRTGNGYPPFEPGFGPSIMSAPVSNSGHLAYSGNISIRSDSSTTSTRSFAFPVVQKDWISSPVRMAKGDRRRTRRRRGWRKGLLCCKF, from the exons ATGGTTGAGGACAAAAATCCATCACAAGATATGGTAGACATAGCTGGACATGTAGAGCAGGAGGATCCTTCTTATGAAAAGGACATCGTGGAGATCAAATTGCCAGACAGTGTTGCTTCTTTTGATTATGGTGGTAATTTTGTCAAAGATGTCTGCATTGATGACGGACAACCTCTTCCTCGGAAGATTTCAGAAGATAAAGTAGTAGATGAAAAGTCATCTCCAAATTTTGATTGTCAAATGATACACGCAAATGGTGCTCCGACGTACATAGAAAAAGATTGTGCTGCAAAATCTTTCCACAAACCGAAACCAGAAGCAGTTCAACCTGTTCATTTTGCTCCTGATAGTAACAATGAGAAACGATATTCTTCTTGTGAAAAACATGATCCTGAAGGCAGGAGTAAAGCCACTAATTTTGGTGATCTCAGTGAGAGGAAAATAAGTTTGGAAGAATTACTTAGACTCGAAAGTGCAGAAGAGTCCCTGCATAAAGGTGCAATAAGCTCTGAAACCAGTAAAAATCATATGCCATCTTTCCATGGAGCAGCAGTCGGGCAG GTTTCCGCAAATGTGGGTCATGGAGTCGAAGCTATTGCATCCAAAACCAGTAGTCTTGTTAATGATATTGTATCAAGTAAGAACAACATTAATGATTGCTCAGTAACAACCTCTGAAGAATGTGATGCAGCGGCATCATTTGATGCGAGAGGACAGAACCTAATTGATCACTATAATCCTTTTGTTGGTCATGGGTTCCTAGAGGATACATGTAAACCAGAATGCTCTACATCAGCAATCGCAGATGCTGCTTCGACTGGACCTATCTGCACTTTCGAGAAGACTGATACTATTAGTGCTGAAGGATTTAATGAAGTCAAAATAACTGAACCTAGGGTTGATGCTCTGAGTTCTCTAGGTTCAGAGATCCGATCGTCTGCGAAGAGCAATGATCAGAATGGAAGTATTACGGGTGAAACAATAACCAACAAGATGCATGAAACAGAAGCAGCTACAACTTCATCAGCTGAAAATGTAGAGCCCAATGGAGCAAATGGGGAGAATAGTGAAAAACATGAGACTGGTGGTACCGCCGATATACATGGTTCCAGCCAGATAGATGAAGGAACTAATGATGACGCGGTTAGTAGGAGTCCTGTGCTGGCACAACATGATAATGTGTGCGAACAGAATGCACCTGATAGTGCAAAAGCGCCATCTCGAACTGGAAACGGTTACCCCCCCTTTGAACCGGGTTTTGGTCCTAGTATTATGTCTGCTCCAGTGTCAAACTCTGGCCATCTTGCTTATTCTGGCAATATCTCCATCCGGTCAGATAGTAGCACGACCAGCACCCGGTCCTTTGCATTTCCAGT AGTGCAGAAGGACTGGATCAGCAGCCCGGTGAGGATGGCGAAAGGAGACCGGAGGCGCACCAGGCGGCGCCGAGGCTGGAGGAAGGGGCTTCTCTGCTGTAAATTCTGA